Proteins from one Blattabacterium cuenoti genomic window:
- the rplJ gene encoding 50S ribosomal protein L10 — protein sequence MNNNKKKKKEKELLELFSILSNNKTIYFINISNLNSNQIFILRKNFYEFNIKMKVIKNTLLKKSLEKIENKKFSSFFSILNGNTTILFSNLENGNIASKIIKNFHIQEKCESPYLKGAYVNESFYFGNKDLDILINIKSKEDYIIDILYILQFPIENIILSIKDKICNILESIRRKKIQNIN from the coding sequence ATGAATAATAATAAAAAGAAAAAAAAAGAAAAAGAATTATTGGAATTATTTTCTATATTATCCAATAATAAAACAATATATTTTATCAATATATCTAATTTAAATTCTAATCAAATATTTATTCTTAGAAAAAATTTTTATGAATTTAATATTAAAATGAAAGTAATAAAAAATACTTTATTAAAAAAATCTTTAGAAAAAATAGAAAATAAAAAATTTTCTTCATTTTTTTCTATTTTAAATGGAAATACTACTATTTTATTTTCAAATTTAGAAAATGGAAATATAGCTTCAAAAATTATAAAAAATTTTCATATTCAAGAAAAATGTGAAAGTCCATATTTAAAAGGAGCTTATGTTAATGAGTCTTTTTATTTTGGAAATAAAGATTTGGATATTCTAATTAATATTAAATCTAAAGAAGATTATATTATTGATATATTATATATACTGCAATTTCCAATAGAAAATATTATTTTATCTATTAAAGATAAAATATGTAATATATTAGAATCTATTAGAAGAAAAAAAATACAAAATATAAATTGA
- the rplA gene encoding 50S ribosomal protein L1, whose amino-acid sequence MLKKITKNRNKIIEKISKKKYSLEEAISLLKEITFVKFDASVDISINLGIDVRLPNQMVKGTVKLPYGIGKNICVLALVNKEKELESKEAGADYVGLDYIEKIKSGWTNIDIIVATPSVMNQLGPIGKILGPKGLMPDPKLNTVSETPEKSIKEIKSGRISFKTDRYGIIHASIGRISFSEKYLMDNIKEFMVTIIRNKPSTSKGIYIKSIYLSTTMSNSIPLDSKVF is encoded by the coding sequence ATGTTAAAAAAAATAACTAAAAATAGAAATAAAATTATAGAAAAAATTTCTAAAAAAAAATATTCTTTAGAAGAAGCAATTTCTCTTTTAAAGGAAATAACTTTTGTAAAATTTGATGCTTCTGTTGATATTTCTATAAATCTGGGAATAGATGTTCGTTTACCTAATCAAATGGTAAAAGGAACTGTTAAATTACCTTATGGTATAGGTAAAAATATTTGTGTATTAGCTTTAGTTAATAAAGAAAAAGAATTAGAATCTAAAGAAGCTGGGGCAGATTACGTAGGATTAGATTATATTGAAAAAATTAAATCTGGATGGACGAATATTGATATTATTGTTGCTACTCCTTCTGTAATGAATCAATTAGGTCCTATAGGAAAAATATTAGGACCTAAAGGATTGATGCCTGATCCTAAATTAAATACAGTTTCTGAAACACCAGAAAAATCTATTAAAGAAATTAAATCTGGTAGAATTTCTTTTAAAACAGATCGTTATGGAATTATTCATGCTTCAATAGGAAGAATTTCTTTTTCTGAAAAATATTTAATGGATAATATTAAAGAATTTATGGTAACAATAATTCGAAATAAACCATCTACTTCTAAAGGAATTTATATAAAAAGTATTTATTTATCTACTACGATGAGTAATAGTATTCCATTAGATTCAAAAGTTTTTTGA
- the rplL gene encoding 50S ribosomal protein L7/L12, with the protein MIEKLAEQLVNLTVKQVNELASILKKKYGIEPSSFVKTENISSQEDKISKKEEQNIFNIILKSSGNSKLSVVKLVKEITGKGLKESKDLVDNIPSTLKESVNKKEAEDLKNKFEEIGAEVELK; encoded by the coding sequence ATGATAGAAAAGCTAGCAGAACAATTAGTAAATTTAACTGTTAAACAAGTTAATGAATTAGCCTCAATATTAAAAAAAAAATATGGAATAGAGCCATCTAGTTTTGTAAAAACAGAAAATATTTCTTCTCAAGAAGATAAAATTTCTAAAAAAGAGGAACAAAATATTTTTAATATAATTTTAAAATCATCCGGTAATTCTAAATTATCTGTAGTAAAATTAGTAAAAGAAATAACAGGAAAAGGACTTAAAGAGTCTAAAGATTTAGTAGATAATATTCCTAGTACTCTTAAGGAATCTGTTAATAAAAAAGAAGCAGAAGATTTGAAAAATAAATTTGAAGAAATAGGAGCTGAAGTAGAATTAAAATAA
- a CDS encoding lipoprotein signal peptidase has translation MKKIFFIIFFILLIDQFLKIYVKTHFELGSKFYLFPFFWIFFVENPGMAYGICLGNGYYGKIMLSIFRFFLIILMFFFLYKNVKKGSSNYLTIPTSLILSGSIGNFLDSALYGFLFDKGTIYNDEYHKWIPYSGISKINYLFHNNGGYSSIMEGCVVDIFYLPIIDIYFPNWIPFLENFHFQFFKPIFNVSDISIFIGVILFLLFNNRIKNMKIL, from the coding sequence TTGAAAAAAATTTTTTTTATTATTTTTTTTATTTTATTAATAGATCAATTTTTAAAAATTTATGTTAAAACTCATTTTGAATTGGGGAGTAAATTTTATCTTTTTCCTTTTTTTTGGATTTTTTTTGTAGAAAATCCTGGAATGGCCTATGGAATTTGTCTTGGTAATGGATATTATGGAAAAATAATGTTAAGTATTTTTCGTTTTTTTTTAATTATATTAATGTTTTTTTTTCTTTATAAAAATGTGAAAAAAGGATCTTCTAATTATTTAACAATTCCTACCAGTTTAATTTTATCAGGATCCATAGGAAATTTTTTAGATAGTGCATTATATGGATTTTTATTTGATAAAGGAACAATTTATAATGATGAATATCATAAATGGATTCCATATTCAGGAATATCTAAAATAAATTATTTATTTCATAATAATGGTGGATATTCTTCTATTATGGAAGGATGTGTTGTTGATATATTTTATCTACCTATAATAGATATTTATTTTCCTAATTGGATTCCTTTTTTGGAAAATTTTCATTTTCAATTTTTTAAACCAATTTTTAATGTATCTGATATTTCTATATTTATTGGAGTAATATTATTTTTATTATTTAATAATAGAATTAAAAATATGAAAATTTTATGA
- the rpoB gene encoding DNA-directed RNA polymerase subunit beta: MNTEKISERITFASVAKKIEYPDFLDIQIKSFKEFFQLDTKPENRKNEGLFKAFTENFPISDARNSFVLEFKGYSIDSPRYSIEECIERGLTYSVPLKAKLKLYCTDPEHEDFETVYQDVYLGTCPYMTPSGSFIFNGAERVIVSQLHRSPGVFFGQSHHANGTKLYSARIIPFKGSWIEFATDINNVMYAYIDRKKKLPMTTLLRAIGYERDKDILEIFDLAEEVKIIDDGKNILNRTLAARILRIWHEDFVDEDTGEVVSIEKNEVLVDRDVLLKEEHLDLIKNHEIKTILLHKKGGIKKDYSIIYNTLHKDPTNSEKEAVEYIYRQLRNTEPPDEETARGVIDKLFFSDTRYSLGPVGRYRLNKRLGLNIDSHYLVLTKKDIIAIVNHLNALFNSKREVDDIDHLSNRRVRTVGEQLYTQFSIGLARMSRTIRERMNVRDNEVFMPVDLINAKTLSSVINTFFGTNQLSQFMDQTNPLSEITHKRRLSALGPGGLSRERAGFEVRDVNYSHYGRLCPIETPEGPNIGLISSLSVFAKINNMGFVETPYRTVIHQKVDFKSKVKYLSAEEEEGKIIAQANAIDKNGSFLSDRIIAREDGDFPIVKANQIDYIDVAPNQIASISASLIPFLEHDDANRALMGSNMMRQAVPLLKPESPIVGTGLEKQIARDSRILINAKRNGIVEYIDSRKIIIHYDKTDKESLVSFESDIQIYDLIKFRKTNQNTCINLKPIVKKGMRIIKGQILCEGYATENGELALGRNLKAAFIPCNGYNFEDAVLISEKVVSEDWFTSIHIDEYSLDVRDTKLGMEEFTNDIPNVSEEATKDLDKNGIIRVGAEVKPGDILIGKITPKGESDPTPEEKLLRAIFGDKAGNVKDASLRAEPSLFGIVIDTKLFTRSIKDKKTRVQDKIQIESLEKEYEKKFLDIKNILIKKLLFILNGKLCYSSVFNNQKKEIIEKGSEFNIKIFDKISDYIGIYSDSWTDNDETNDLVSEILHNYKISIGDLTSTLKHKKFSITVGDELPSGIVKMAKVYIAKKRKLKIGDKMAGRHGNKGVVARILREEDMPFLEDGTPVDIVLNPLGVPSRMNIGQIYETVLGWAGKKLNIKFSTPIFDGATIDQICEFTDKAKISRFGTTYLFDGGTGERFDQPATVGVIYMLKLGHMVDDKMHSRSIGPYSLITQQPLGGKAQFGGQRFGEMEVWALEAFGASNILREILTVKSDDVIGRAKTYESIVKGEIMPEPNNPESFNVLCYELKGLGLDIRLEE, encoded by the coding sequence GTGAATACAGAAAAAATATCAGAAAGAATAACTTTTGCTTCAGTAGCAAAAAAAATTGAATATCCTGATTTTTTGGATATTCAAATAAAATCATTTAAAGAATTTTTCCAATTAGATACAAAACCTGAAAATAGAAAAAATGAAGGATTATTTAAAGCTTTTACAGAAAATTTTCCTATTTCTGATGCAAGAAATTCTTTTGTTTTAGAATTTAAAGGTTATTCTATAGATTCTCCTAGATATTCTATAGAAGAATGTATTGAAAGAGGATTAACTTATAGTGTTCCTTTGAAAGCTAAATTAAAATTATACTGTACAGATCCAGAACATGAAGATTTTGAAACAGTATATCAAGATGTTTATTTAGGAACATGTCCATATATGACTCCTTCTGGATCATTTATTTTTAATGGAGCAGAAAGAGTTATTGTCTCTCAATTACATAGATCTCCAGGTGTTTTTTTTGGTCAATCTCATCATGCTAATGGAACTAAACTTTATTCAGCTAGAATTATTCCATTTAAAGGATCATGGATTGAATTTGCTACAGACATTAATAATGTAATGTATGCATATATCGATAGGAAAAAAAAATTACCGATGACAACTTTGTTACGTGCTATAGGATATGAAAGAGATAAAGATATATTAGAGATTTTTGATTTAGCTGAAGAAGTTAAAATTATAGATGATGGAAAAAATATTTTAAATAGAACTTTAGCTGCTAGAATATTAAGAATATGGCATGAAGATTTTGTAGATGAAGATACAGGTGAAGTAGTTTCTATAGAAAAAAATGAAGTTCTTGTAGATAGAGATGTTCTTTTAAAAGAAGAACATCTTGATCTTATAAAAAATCATGAAATAAAAACTATTTTATTGCATAAAAAAGGAGGAATAAAAAAAGATTATTCAATTATTTATAATACTTTACATAAAGATCCAACAAATTCAGAAAAAGAAGCTGTAGAATATATTTATAGACAACTTAGAAATACCGAACCTCCAGATGAAGAAACTGCTAGAGGAGTTATTGATAAACTTTTTTTTTCTGATACAAGATATAGTTTAGGTCCTGTAGGAAGATATCGTTTAAATAAACGTCTTGGATTAAATATAGATTCTCATTATTTAGTTTTAACAAAAAAAGATATTATTGCAATTGTAAATCATTTAAATGCTTTATTTAATTCAAAAAGAGAAGTAGATGATATTGATCATTTATCTAATAGACGTGTTAGGACTGTAGGAGAACAACTTTATACTCAATTTAGTATTGGTCTTGCAAGAATGTCTAGAACTATACGAGAAAGAATGAATGTTCGTGATAATGAGGTATTTATGCCTGTAGATTTAATTAATGCTAAAACATTATCATCTGTTATAAATACTTTTTTTGGAACAAATCAATTATCTCAATTTATGGATCAGACAAATCCTTTATCTGAAATTACTCATAAAAGAAGGCTTTCAGCTTTAGGTCCAGGAGGGTTATCTAGAGAAAGAGCTGGTTTTGAAGTTCGAGATGTTAATTATTCTCATTATGGTAGATTATGTCCAATTGAAACTCCAGAAGGTCCAAATATAGGATTAATATCTTCTCTTTCTGTATTTGCAAAAATTAATAATATGGGTTTTGTAGAGACACCATATAGGACAGTTATTCATCAAAAAGTAGATTTTAAATCTAAAGTAAAATATTTAAGTGCAGAGGAAGAAGAAGGAAAAATTATTGCACAAGCTAATGCAATTGATAAAAATGGTAGTTTTTTATCTGATAGAATTATAGCTCGTGAAGATGGAGATTTTCCAATAGTAAAAGCAAATCAAATAGATTATATAGATGTTGCACCAAATCAAATAGCTTCTATATCTGCTTCATTAATTCCTTTTTTGGAGCATGATGATGCGAATAGAGCTCTTATGGGCTCTAATATGATGCGTCAAGCAGTTCCATTATTAAAACCTGAATCTCCAATTGTAGGTACTGGATTAGAAAAACAAATAGCAAGGGATTCTCGTATTTTAATTAATGCAAAAAGAAATGGTATAGTAGAATATATTGATTCTAGAAAAATAATTATTCATTATGATAAAACAGATAAAGAATCTTTAGTTAGTTTTGAATCTGATATTCAAATTTATGATTTAATTAAATTTAGAAAAACTAATCAGAATACATGTATTAATTTAAAACCTATTGTTAAAAAAGGAATGAGAATTATAAAAGGACAAATATTATGTGAAGGATATGCAACAGAAAATGGAGAATTAGCTTTAGGAAGAAATTTAAAAGCTGCATTTATTCCATGTAATGGATATAATTTTGAAGATGCTGTTTTAATTTCTGAAAAAGTAGTTAGTGAAGATTGGTTTACTTCTATACATATAGATGAATATTCTTTAGATGTTCGTGATACAAAATTGGGAATGGAAGAATTTACTAATGACATTCCTAATGTTAGTGAAGAAGCTACTAAAGATTTAGATAAAAATGGAATTATAAGAGTTGGAGCAGAAGTAAAACCTGGTGATATTCTTATTGGAAAAATAACACCAAAAGGAGAATCTGATCCTACTCCAGAAGAAAAATTATTAAGAGCTATTTTTGGAGATAAAGCAGGAAATGTAAAAGATGCTTCTTTAAGAGCTGAACCATCTTTATTTGGAATTGTTATAGATACAAAACTTTTTACTAGAAGTATAAAGGATAAAAAAACAAGAGTTCAAGATAAAATTCAAATAGAATCTTTAGAAAAAGAATATGAAAAAAAATTTTTAGATATTAAAAATATTTTAATAAAAAAATTGTTATTTATTTTAAATGGTAAACTATGTTATAGTTCTGTTTTTAATAATCAAAAAAAAGAAATAATAGAAAAAGGTAGTGAATTTAATATTAAAATATTTGATAAAATATCAGATTATATAGGCATTTATTCGGATAGTTGGACGGATAATGATGAAACAAATGATTTAGTTTCTGAAATATTACATAATTATAAAATATCAATAGGAGATTTAACGAGTACTTTAAAACATAAAAAATTTTCTATCACAGTTGGAGATGAACTTCCTTCTGGAATTGTTAAAATGGCAAAAGTATATATTGCTAAAAAAAGAAAATTAAAAATAGGAGATAAAATGGCAGGTAGGCATGGAAATAAAGGAGTAGTGGCACGTATACTTAGAGAAGAAGATATGCCTTTTTTAGAAGATGGGACTCCTGTTGATATTGTTTTAAATCCATTAGGAGTTCCTTCTAGAATGAATATAGGACAAATATATGAAACAGTATTAGGATGGGCTGGTAAAAAATTAAATATTAAATTTTCAACACCTATATTTGATGGTGCTACGATAGATCAAATATGTGAATTTACAGATAAGGCTAAAATTTCTCGTTTTGGAACTACTTATTTATTTGATGGAGGAACAGGAGAAAGATTTGATCAACCTGCAACAGTTGGTGTTATATATATGTTAAAATTAGGTCATATGGTTGATGATAAAATGCATTCTCGTTCTATAGGTCCTTATTCTTTAATTACTCAACAACCTTTAGGTGGTAAAGCTCAATTTGGAGGGCAACGTTTTGGAGAGATGGAGGTATGGGCTTTAGAAGCTTTTGGAGCATCTAATATTTTACGTGAAATATTAACGGTTAAATCAGATGATGTAATAGGAAGAGCTAAAACTTATGAATCAATAGTAAAGGGAGAAATTATGCCTGAGCCTAATAATCCAGAATCTTTTAACGTTCTTTGTTATGAATTAAAAGGATTAGGATTAGATATTCGTTTAGAAGAATAA
- the nusG gene encoding transcription termination/antitermination protein NusG: protein MSDLEKKWYVIKTISGQENKVRLYIENEIRDNGFQEYIGKVLVPIEKVIQMRKGKKIHREKVHYPGYVMIEVNLEGEAVHAIKNVPGVINFLSEGKGVTAVPIPMRNDEVNKMLGKIDQLSEDYENINIPFIVGETIKVIDGPFTGFNGTIEKINEEKRKLELSVLIFGRKTPLELNFTQIEKI from the coding sequence ATGAGTGATTTGGAAAAAAAATGGTATGTTATTAAAACTATTAGTGGACAAGAAAATAAAGTAAGATTATATATTGAAAACGAAATTAGGGATAATGGATTTCAAGAATATATAGGAAAAGTATTGGTTCCTATTGAAAAAGTTATACAAATGAGAAAAGGTAAAAAAATTCATAGAGAAAAAGTTCATTATCCTGGATATGTTATGATAGAAGTAAATTTAGAAGGAGAAGCTGTTCATGCAATTAAAAATGTTCCTGGAGTTATTAATTTTTTAAGTGAAGGTAAAGGAGTAACCGCGGTTCCAATTCCTATGAGAAATGATGAAGTTAATAAAATGTTGGGTAAAATAGATCAATTATCGGAAGATTATGAAAATATTAATATTCCTTTTATAGTTGGAGAAACAATTAAAGTTATAGATGGTCCTTTTACTGGATTTAATGGAACAATTGAAAAAATTAATGAAGAAAAAAGAAAATTAGAATTATCTGTTTTAATTTTTGGAAGAAAAACTCCATTAGAATTAAATTTTACACAAATAGAAAAAATTTAA
- the rplK gene encoding 50S ribosomal protein L11 → MVKIKGNKKVIKKVKIQKINGGQASPAPPIGPILGSSGVNIMEFCKQYNSLTQESKGEICPVVITVYEDKSFSFIIKKSPVSIQLLNMMKIEKGSKESNRSKIGKISLDKIEMIAKYKMVDLNCFSIKSAISMVSGTARSMGIEIETS, encoded by the coding sequence ATGGTTAAAATTAAAGGAAATAAAAAAGTAATTAAAAAAGTTAAAATTCAAAAAATAAATGGAGGACAAGCTAGCCCTGCTCCACCCATTGGTCCTATTTTAGGAAGTTCAGGAGTTAATATCATGGAATTTTGTAAACAATATAATTCTCTTACTCAAGAAAGTAAAGGAGAAATATGTCCTGTTGTAATCACTGTATATGAAGATAAATCATTTTCTTTTATTATAAAAAAATCACCAGTTTCTATTCAATTATTAAATATGATGAAAATAGAAAAAGGATCAAAAGAATCTAATAGATCTAAAATTGGAAAAATAAGTTTAGATAAGATTGAAATGATAGCAAAATATAAAATGGTAGATTTAAATTGTTTTTCAATAAAATCTGCTATTTCTATGGTTTCTGGAACTGCAAGATCTATGGGAATAGAAATAGAAACTTCTTAA
- the secE gene encoding preprotein translocase subunit SecE: MKNFLLEIYNEFFHCITWPKWETLQIKTMMVFFFSIFLSIFLYGVDIFFIFLIKKLFSL; this comes from the coding sequence ATGAAAAATTTTTTATTAGAAATTTATAATGAATTTTTTCATTGCATTACATGGCCTAAGTGGGAAACTTTACAAATAAAAACAATGATGGTATTTTTTTTTTCTATATTTCTATCCATATTTTTGTATGGAGTAGATATTTTTTTCATTTTTTTAATTAAAAAATTATTTTCTTTATAA
- a CDS encoding TraR/DksA family transcriptional regulator: MEEKGKKRYSRYSMKERKEFRKIILEKLKKAKKDLLILQNSFSNNQNNGTDDTCPTFKAFEEGSETLSKEQNAQIMDHLQKFIKSLNSALIRVENKDYGICRITKKLIPKGRLMAVPHTTLSIEGKELVEKK, encoded by the coding sequence ATGGAAGAAAAAGGAAAAAAAAGATATTCTAGATATTCTATGAAAGAGAGAAAAGAGTTTCGTAAAATTATACTTGAAAAATTAAAAAAAGCTAAAAAAGATTTATTGATTCTTCAAAATTCTTTTTCTAATAATCAAAATAATGGAACAGATGATACTTGTCCAACTTTTAAAGCTTTTGAAGAAGGTTCAGAAACTTTAAGTAAAGAACAAAATGCTCAAATTATGGATCATTTACAGAAGTTTATAAAGAGTTTAAATTCGGCTTTGATTAGAGTAGAAAATAAAGATTATGGAATTTGTCGAATTACAAAAAAATTAATTCCTAAAGGACGCCTTATGGCTGTTCCTCATACTACTCTAAGTATAGAAGGAAAAGAGCTTGTAGAAAAGAAATAA
- the tuf gene encoding elongation factor Tu yields MSKEKFKRDKPHLNIGTTGHVDHGKTTLTAAITKVLSEIGLAKEKSFDAIDNAPEEKARGITINTSHVEYETVKRHYAHVDCPGHADYVKNMITGAAQMDGAILVVAATDGPMPQTREHILLSRQVGVPKIVVFMNKVDQVDDPELLELVEMEIRELLSKYEYDGENIPIIQGSALGALNGEEKWIKKIKDLMNILDDYIPEPIREMDKPFLMPVEDVFTITGRGTVATGRIESGIINTGDLVDIIGMGDKKLSSTVTGVEMFRKILDKGQAGDNVGLLLRGIEKKDIRRGMVIGAPGSIKPHKKFKSEVYILTKEEGGRHTPFHNKYRPQFYLRTTDVTGEIYLPKGVEMVIPGDNISMDVELHQPVALSENLRFAIREGGKTVGAGQVIRIMD; encoded by the coding sequence ATGTCAAAAGAAAAATTTAAACGAGACAAACCACATTTAAATATAGGAACAACAGGTCATGTTGATCATGGTAAAACTACTTTAACTGCTGCTATTACAAAAGTATTATCAGAAATAGGATTAGCAAAAGAAAAAAGTTTTGATGCTATAGATAATGCTCCTGAAGAAAAAGCGAGAGGAATTACTATTAATACATCTCATGTAGAATATGAAACAGTAAAACGACATTATGCTCATGTTGATTGTCCCGGACATGCTGATTATGTAAAAAATATGATAACAGGAGCAGCTCAGATGGATGGAGCCATTTTAGTTGTAGCAGCTACAGATGGTCCTATGCCTCAAACCAGAGAACATATATTATTATCTCGTCAAGTAGGTGTTCCTAAAATTGTAGTTTTTATGAATAAAGTGGATCAAGTTGATGATCCTGAATTATTAGAATTAGTAGAAATGGAAATTAGAGAATTACTTTCTAAATATGAATATGATGGAGAAAATATTCCTATAATACAAGGATCTGCATTAGGAGCTTTAAATGGAGAAGAAAAATGGATAAAAAAGATTAAAGATCTAATGAATATATTAGATGATTATATTCCTGAACCTATTCGTGAAATGGATAAACCATTTTTAATGCCTGTAGAAGATGTTTTTACAATAACTGGAAGAGGAACAGTTGCAACAGGTCGTATAGAAAGTGGTATAATTAATACAGGGGACTTAGTGGATATTATAGGAATGGGAGATAAAAAATTATCTTCTACTGTAACGGGAGTTGAAATGTTTAGAAAAATTTTAGATAAAGGTCAAGCCGGAGATAATGTTGGTCTTTTATTACGTGGAATAGAAAAAAAAGATATTAGAAGAGGAATGGTTATTGGTGCACCAGGTTCGATAAAACCTCATAAAAAATTTAAATCTGAAGTATATATTCTTACAAAAGAAGAAGGAGGTAGACATACACCATTTCATAACAAATATCGTCCTCAATTTTATTTAAGAACAACAGATGTAACAGGAGAAATTTATCTTCCAAAAGGAGTAGAAATGGTAATTCCAGGAGATAATATTTCTATGGATGTAGAATTACATCAGCCTGTGGCATTAAGTGAAAATTTACGTTTTGCTATTCGTGAAGGAGGAAAAACAGTAGGAGCTGGACAAGTTATTCGTATAATGGATTAA